One Microbacterium trichothecenolyticum DNA window includes the following coding sequences:
- a CDS encoding S9 family peptidase, which produces MRPIDIEALVSVGRPALSSDGAFAVFATSRPDLAADRGVGQLWRVDLPGGAPRRLTRGVADRSPRLSPDDRTVAFLRADERGRAQVFVAPATGGEPVQVTDQPGGVTDLAWSPDGIRIAFSARVPEQGRYGTVEGRDAAAEPPRRITGIRWHANGLGYLDRPSHLFVVDAPSTDAEPFYAPAPALDAPEKRVVAAEPTRLTDGDTSWSGVVWTTDGNELLSVPDVIETDRRDLRDRVIAIAVDGGAQREVLGTATDLSISEVAVAPDGTLFLLANDVGPGGMDFVAPGVALYVLDAEGPRRLTDAGTVDLGEVGSHVSFDGADILVQDRTRGRVRLLRVTRGGEVTEVLGGDLEVNGHAVRHGRVVASVASPESFGELVLVEGREVRALTDFGASVRERGVVVPVEHEITGRDGYPVHGWVATPAGEGPFPVILQIHGGPYASYGVHVFDETQVLVDAGYAVVYSNPRGSAGYGREHGRSIRQRMGTLDFFDVMDFFDGVVAADPRLDGDRVGVMGGSYGGYMTAWVIAHDHRFAGAIVERGFLDPTAFPGSSDIGSFFGQEYVGTDPALVASQSPMAVVDQVRTPTLVLHSELDFRCPLEQATRYYAALKQQGTEAEMLIFPGEDHELTRGGRPQHRVQRFDAVLEWWRRHLPTA; this is translated from the coding sequence ATGCGCCCGATCGATATCGAGGCGCTCGTCTCCGTCGGTCGTCCGGCCCTGTCGTCCGACGGCGCCTTCGCCGTCTTCGCCACATCGCGCCCCGACCTCGCCGCCGATCGTGGTGTCGGCCAACTCTGGCGGGTCGACCTCCCCGGCGGCGCGCCCCGACGCCTGACGCGCGGCGTCGCCGACCGTTCGCCGCGCCTGTCGCCCGATGACCGGACGGTGGCGTTCCTCCGTGCCGACGAGCGCGGTCGTGCGCAGGTGTTCGTCGCCCCGGCGACGGGCGGCGAGCCCGTGCAGGTCACCGACCAGCCCGGCGGCGTCACCGACCTCGCGTGGTCGCCCGACGGCATCCGCATCGCCTTCTCGGCGCGCGTCCCCGAGCAGGGCCGGTACGGCACCGTCGAGGGCCGGGATGCCGCGGCCGAGCCGCCGCGCCGGATCACCGGCATCCGGTGGCACGCGAACGGTCTCGGGTATCTCGACCGTCCCAGCCATCTCTTCGTCGTCGACGCGCCGTCGACCGACGCGGAGCCGTTCTACGCGCCCGCCCCGGCGCTCGACGCCCCCGAGAAGCGGGTCGTCGCCGCCGAGCCCACGCGGCTGACCGACGGTGACACCAGCTGGAGCGGCGTGGTGTGGACGACCGACGGCAACGAGCTGCTCAGCGTTCCCGACGTGATCGAGACCGATCGCCGCGATCTGCGCGACCGGGTCATCGCGATCGCCGTGGACGGCGGCGCGCAGCGCGAGGTGCTGGGTACCGCGACCGATCTGTCGATCTCCGAGGTCGCGGTCGCCCCCGACGGCACGCTCTTCCTGCTCGCCAACGACGTGGGACCCGGGGGCATGGACTTCGTCGCCCCCGGCGTCGCGTTGTACGTTCTCGACGCCGAGGGCCCGCGTCGGCTTACCGACGCCGGGACCGTCGACCTCGGCGAGGTCGGCAGCCACGTCTCGTTCGACGGCGCCGATATTCTCGTCCAGGACCGCACGCGCGGTCGCGTCCGCCTGCTGCGCGTCACGCGCGGGGGAGAGGTGACCGAGGTGCTCGGGGGAGACCTCGAGGTCAACGGCCATGCGGTGAGGCACGGCCGGGTCGTGGCATCCGTCGCCTCGCCGGAGTCGTTCGGGGAGCTCGTGCTCGTGGAGGGGCGCGAGGTGCGCGCCCTCACCGACTTCGGTGCGTCGGTGCGCGAGCGGGGTGTCGTCGTGCCCGTCGAGCACGAGATCACCGGTCGCGACGGCTACCCCGTGCACGGGTGGGTCGCCACTCCCGCGGGGGAGGGACCGTTCCCGGTGATCCTGCAGATCCACGGTGGGCCCTACGCCTCGTACGGGGTGCACGTCTTCGACGAGACGCAGGTGCTCGTCGACGCCGGGTACGCCGTGGTCTACAGCAACCCGCGCGGCAGTGCCGGCTACGGCCGGGAGCACGGCCGCTCGATCCGCCAGCGGATGGGCACGCTCGACTTCTTCGACGTCATGGACTTCTTCGACGGCGTCGTCGCGGCCGACCCTCGCCTCGACGGCGATCGTGTGGGCGTGATGGGCGGCTCGTACGGCGGATACATGACGGCCTGGGTCATCGCGCACGACCACCGTTTCGCCGGCGCGATCGTCGAGCGCGGGTTCCTCGACCCGACCGCCTTCCCCGGCTCGAGCGACATCGGCTCGTTCTTCGGGCAGGAGTACGTCGGCACCGACCCCGCTCTCGTGGCGTCGCAGAGCCCGATGGCGGTGGTCGACCAGGTGCGCACGCCCACGCTCGTGCTGCACTCCGAGCTCGACTTCCGCTGCCCGCTCGAACAGGCGACGCGGTACTACGCGGCGCTGAAGCAGCAGGGGACCGAGGCCGAGATGCTCATCTTCCCCGGCGAGGACCACGAGCTGACCCGCGGGGGTCGCCCGCAGCATCGGGTGCAGCGTTTCGACGCGGTGCTGGAGTGGTGGCGCAGACACCTCCCGACCGCATGA
- the lnt gene encoding apolipoprotein N-acyltransferase, giving the protein MSGVSARAGRLRLAAAPPPVLRLAFAAPLSVVAGLLLVTAFPALAWWPMALPAVGLSLVVLAGRGVWSSMLVGFLFGAAFFSVNLLFTARYLGWIPWMALSMLEALLTALFAAPIALAYRWMPRIAPGTLGRLVLLPALVAGLWTLREQIVGSWPYGGFPWGRIGVSQVNGPFAEVASWVGMSGLSFLVVMLCAMAIEYVRSGRLRRLTRAVPAAIVLVVLLSLPQFPTTAAGSLRVGAVQGNGPAGYFDHRTRNAVLNAQLTASVPLFGQKMDVLLWPEGGVDSDPTSNPATAAALDELSRRVNAPVLLSAVTERDSQLFNSSLLWTQDGQRGGTYDKRHPVPFGEYVPDRAFWEPFAPDLIGLIGREYTPGTAPPLIDLNGVGIGLAICFDVIYDDVVWDGAAEGAQVYMFQTNNADFRGTDENLQQLAFARMRAIETGRSVVNLSTVGTSEVIAPDGATLDQLPIDVAGHMLTDVPLREGLTPAVVIGPAVKIVLGWGAIAALLAAGLVVAIRSRSTRKTPTPERAGV; this is encoded by the coding sequence GTGAGCGGGGTGTCGGCACGCGCCGGCCGCCTCCGGCTCGCCGCCGCGCCCCCGCCGGTGCTGCGTCTGGCGTTCGCGGCTCCCCTGTCGGTCGTGGCGGGGTTGCTGCTGGTCACCGCCTTCCCCGCGTTGGCGTGGTGGCCGATGGCGCTGCCCGCCGTCGGGCTCTCCCTGGTCGTCCTGGCGGGCCGGGGTGTGTGGTCCTCGATGCTCGTCGGGTTCCTGTTCGGTGCGGCCTTCTTCTCGGTCAACCTGCTCTTCACGGCGCGCTACCTCGGATGGATCCCGTGGATGGCGCTGTCGATGCTCGAGGCGCTGCTGACGGCGTTGTTCGCCGCGCCGATCGCCCTCGCCTACCGGTGGATGCCGCGGATCGCGCCGGGAACGCTCGGCCGGCTCGTGCTGCTGCCGGCGCTCGTGGCGGGGTTGTGGACGCTGCGCGAGCAGATCGTCGGCTCGTGGCCGTACGGCGGGTTCCCGTGGGGGCGCATCGGTGTCTCGCAGGTCAACGGCCCTTTCGCCGAGGTGGCGTCGTGGGTGGGGATGTCGGGCCTGTCCTTCCTGGTCGTGATGTTGTGCGCGATGGCGATCGAGTACGTGCGCAGCGGACGGCTCCGCCGCCTCACGCGTGCCGTCCCGGCCGCGATCGTGCTCGTCGTGCTGCTGTCGCTGCCGCAGTTCCCCACGACGGCGGCCGGTTCGCTGCGCGTCGGCGCGGTGCAGGGCAACGGGCCTGCGGGGTACTTCGACCACCGCACGCGAAACGCCGTGCTGAACGCTCAGCTCACGGCATCCGTCCCGCTCTTCGGGCAGAAGATGGACGTGCTGCTGTGGCCCGAGGGCGGCGTCGATTCGGATCCGACGTCGAACCCCGCCACGGCGGCGGCGCTGGACGAGCTGTCGCGCCGGGTGAACGCCCCGGTGTTGCTGTCGGCGGTCACCGAGCGCGATTCGCAGTTGTTCAACTCGTCGCTGCTGTGGACGCAGGACGGTCAGCGAGGCGGAACGTACGACAAGCGGCATCCGGTGCCGTTCGGGGAGTACGTGCCCGACCGGGCGTTCTGGGAGCCCTTCGCGCCCGACCTCATCGGCCTGATCGGTCGCGAGTACACCCCCGGCACGGCTCCTCCTCTGATCGATCTGAACGGTGTGGGCATCGGCCTGGCGATCTGTTTCGACGTCATCTACGACGACGTGGTGTGGGACGGGGCCGCCGAGGGTGCGCAGGTCTACATGTTCCAGACCAACAACGCCGACTTCCGCGGCACCGACGAGAATCTGCAACAGCTCGCATTCGCGCGTATGCGGGCGATCGAGACGGGGCGTTCCGTGGTGAATCTGTCGACCGTGGGCACGAGTGAGGTCATCGCTCCCGACGGCGCGACGCTCGATCAGTTGCCGATCGACGTGGCCGGGCACATGCTGACCGATGTGCCACTGCGCGAGGGCCTGACGCCCGCCGTCGTGATCGGTCCCGCCGTCAAGATCGTCCTGGGGTGGGGCGCCATCGCGGCGCTGCTCGCCGCGGGACTCGTCGTGGCGATCCGCTCACGGAGCACGAGAAAGACGCCGACCCCCGAGAGGGCCGGCGTCTGA
- a CDS encoding RNA polymerase-binding protein RbpA, producing MADRSLRGIRLGAQSLQSEDGVVFHDRAQHTYICSTCGRDTVLTFAADAEVPESWECRTCGAEALLRIGEGTATVDHSGDKAARTHWDMLLERRTIPELEELLEERLAFVRARRGAGNEKLSA from the coding sequence ATGGCAGACCGCAGTCTCCGCGGCATCCGACTCGGCGCCCAGAGCCTCCAGAGCGAAGACGGCGTCGTGTTTCACGACCGTGCACAACACACCTACATCTGCAGCACCTGCGGACGCGACACCGTCCTGACCTTCGCTGCCGACGCCGAAGTTCCGGAGTCCTGGGAATGCCGCACGTGCGGCGCCGAGGCCCTTCTGCGCATCGGCGAGGGCACCGCGACCGTCGACCACTCGGGCGACAAGGCCGCCCGTACGCACTGGGACATGCTGCTCGAGCGCCGCACCATCCCCGAGCTCGAAGAGCTGCTCGAAGAGCGCCTCGCCTTCGTGCGTGCCCGTCGTGGTGCAGGAAACGAGAAACTCAGCGCCTGA
- a CDS encoding helix-turn-helix transcriptional regulator, translated as MSTDRPVAALDRAALLLQLVPYLLGKGEVSVAEAAADFDVTPAQMRAMVERLTVIGLPGESGYWQLPHDLFDIDWDLLDRDDVIAITNTVGLERSPRLTAREAAALLAGLQLARSLPGFGDSDLVTGLLSKLARGAAATPAPVIVAPGPVDGVRDVVDEALRSRVAVTFTYRAPGAGPTARTVDPIKVHIANGQWYLQGWCHMRRAVRTFHLDRVSDAALTDIPAVHGGDPVPELFAPSDDEVVARFRFPRAVAPLLADYLERAEVEHVDDDTAVASLRLADEQSLKRLAARRGGEVELIEPAGARRAAAEWAAAGLAQYRGEPHREGP; from the coding sequence ATGAGCACCGATCGTCCTGTCGCGGCGCTCGATCGCGCCGCCCTCCTGCTGCAGCTCGTGCCCTACCTGCTCGGCAAGGGTGAGGTGTCGGTGGCCGAGGCGGCCGCCGACTTCGACGTGACACCGGCGCAGATGCGCGCGATGGTCGAGCGTCTCACCGTCATCGGTCTCCCGGGGGAGAGCGGGTACTGGCAGCTGCCCCACGACCTCTTCGACATCGACTGGGATCTGCTCGACCGCGACGACGTGATCGCCATCACCAACACCGTCGGCCTCGAACGCTCACCCCGCCTGACCGCTCGCGAGGCGGCGGCGCTGCTCGCGGGATTGCAGCTGGCCCGCAGCCTTCCCGGCTTCGGCGACAGCGATCTCGTCACCGGACTGCTCTCGAAGCTCGCACGGGGCGCGGCGGCCACCCCCGCGCCGGTCATCGTGGCTCCCGGTCCCGTCGACGGCGTGCGCGACGTGGTCGACGAGGCGCTGCGCTCCCGGGTCGCCGTGACCTTCACGTATCGCGCGCCCGGTGCCGGGCCCACGGCACGCACCGTCGACCCCATCAAGGTGCACATCGCGAACGGTCAGTGGTACCTGCAGGGCTGGTGTCACATGCGGCGGGCGGTGCGCACCTTCCACCTCGACCGTGTGAGCGACGCCGCCCTCACCGATATCCCCGCCGTGCACGGTGGCGACCCCGTCCCCGAGCTGTTCGCTCCCTCCGACGACGAGGTCGTCGCGCGATTCCGTTTCCCTCGCGCGGTGGCCCCCCTACTGGCCGATTACCTCGAGCGCGCGGAGGTCGAACATGTCGACGACGACACGGCCGTGGCATCCCTGCGCCTCGCCGACGAGCAGAGCCTGAAGCGCCTCGCGGCACGTCGCGGTGGCGAGGTGGAGTTGATCGAGCCCGCGGGCGCGCGCCGTGCCGCGGCCGAATGGGCGGCGGCGGGCCTGGCGCAGTACCGCGGCGAGCCGCACCGCGAGGGGCCGTAG
- the tatC gene encoding twin-arginine translocase subunit TatC, giving the protein MSIGAHLVELRKRLMIAAAALVVGMVVAFVITDPIIHLITEPIREIAARRGDDFSALNFTSVTSAFDLRMRIAFSIGIFLSAPVWLWQIWAFIMPGLTRKEIRYTVAFVASAVPLFFLGCWVGLLIVPHVIELMWGFTPEGGVNFYNAVDYYDFVFKLMIVVGVAFVLPVFLVALNVAGVMSGKAILEGWRVAILIATVFSALATPAADIVSMLLLAGILVVLFFAAAGLSMLFDRRKARRADVLDLPSGPVA; this is encoded by the coding sequence ATGTCGATCGGCGCTCACCTGGTCGAGCTGCGCAAGCGGCTCATGATCGCCGCCGCGGCGCTCGTGGTCGGCATGGTGGTGGCGTTCGTCATCACCGACCCGATCATCCACCTCATCACCGAGCCGATCCGCGAGATCGCGGCGCGCCGCGGCGACGATTTCTCGGCGCTGAACTTCACGTCGGTCACGTCGGCGTTCGATCTGCGCATGCGCATCGCGTTCTCGATCGGCATCTTCCTCTCGGCCCCGGTGTGGCTGTGGCAGATCTGGGCGTTCATCATGCCCGGGCTCACGCGCAAAGAGATCCGCTACACCGTGGCGTTCGTGGCATCCGCCGTTCCCCTGTTCTTCCTCGGGTGCTGGGTCGGTCTGCTGATCGTGCCGCACGTGATCGAGCTGATGTGGGGCTTCACTCCCGAGGGCGGTGTGAACTTCTACAACGCCGTCGACTACTACGACTTCGTCTTCAAGCTGATGATCGTGGTGGGTGTGGCGTTCGTGCTGCCGGTGTTCCTCGTCGCGCTCAACGTCGCAGGCGTGATGAGCGGCAAAGCCATCCTCGAGGGCTGGCGCGTCGCGATTCTCATCGCGACGGTGTTCTCGGCGCTGGCGACCCCCGCGGCCGACATCGTCAGCATGCTCCTGCTCGCAGGCATCCTCGTCGTGCTCTTCTTCGCGGCGGCGGGCCTGTCGATGCTCTTCGATCGGCGCAAGGCGCGTCGCGCCGATGTGCTCGACCTCCCGTCCGGGCCCGTCGCGTGA
- a CDS encoding DEAD/DEAH box helicase yields MSAPSPAERFARAAARSTHPHTADFAEMQRFELDDFQIAGCHALEDGRSVLVAAPTGAGKTIVGEFAIHLAMLEAGDKAFYTTPIKALSNQKFHELQDVYGDDQVGLLTGDTNINASARIVVMTTEVLRNMLYADSPALRGLRFVVMDEVHYLADRFRGAVWEEVIIHLPPSVKLVSLSATVSNAEEFGDWLDTVRGDTEVIVSETRPVPLEQHVLVRGDLLPLFDDRAGVATAQVNQELLRIRGGNAGGFENNRRAQEYRSQRHAGGRRQSWSGHKPTRASQAPRIERIDRPEVVELLQRNHLLPAIFFIFSRAGCDAAVQQLRRANVRLTSAEERTEIRQIVDELTFTLKDEDLAVLHFWEWRENLERGMAAHHAGLLPAFKEVVEELFRRKLVKVVFATETLALGINMPARTVVLEKLEKFNGEARVAITSGEYTQLTGRAGRRGIDVEGHAVVQFTEGLDPQSVAALASRRTYPLNSSFRPTYNMAVNLIDQFGRARAREILESSFAQFQADRSVVGLARQVKDAEESLAGYEQAMTCDRGDFREYSTIRRELSDLEKINRRDATAPRRLRDERQQQIQSLRRRMQRHPCHACPDREAHARWAERYWKLKRSTDKTRQQIDQRTRTVARVFDRVVDVLGALEYVAIDDDGTTVLTPAGRTMRRIYGERDLLVAESLRQGLWKGLDGPSLAALACCLVYEPRRDEAGPGERGLPRGAFRAALDATQTLWQELDDLERDRRLPGSESPASGLAPAMHAWARGLPLDSVLTLADMAAGDFVRWAKQTIDLLDQISLVAEPALAKTARTALDSVRRGIVAYTSA; encoded by the coding sequence GTGAGCGCCCCGAGCCCCGCCGAGCGTTTCGCTCGTGCCGCGGCGCGTTCGACGCACCCGCACACGGCGGACTTCGCCGAGATGCAGCGGTTCGAGCTCGACGACTTTCAGATCGCCGGATGCCACGCCCTCGAGGACGGCCGCAGCGTGCTGGTGGCCGCCCCCACCGGCGCGGGTAAGACGATCGTCGGCGAGTTCGCGATCCACCTGGCGATGCTCGAGGCCGGCGACAAGGCGTTCTACACCACGCCCATCAAGGCCCTGTCGAACCAGAAGTTCCACGAGCTCCAAGACGTCTACGGCGACGACCAGGTGGGTCTTCTCACCGGTGACACGAACATCAACGCCTCGGCGCGCATCGTCGTGATGACCACCGAGGTGCTGCGCAACATGCTGTACGCCGACTCGCCGGCGCTGCGCGGCCTGCGCTTCGTGGTGATGGACGAGGTGCACTACCTCGCCGACCGCTTCCGCGGAGCGGTGTGGGAGGAAGTGATCATCCACCTGCCGCCGTCGGTGAAGCTCGTGTCGCTGTCGGCGACGGTGTCCAACGCCGAGGAGTTCGGCGACTGGCTCGATACCGTGCGCGGCGACACCGAGGTCATCGTGTCCGAGACGCGGCCGGTTCCCCTCGAGCAGCACGTGCTCGTGCGCGGCGACCTGCTGCCGCTCTTCGACGACCGCGCGGGCGTGGCGACCGCGCAGGTCAACCAGGAGCTGCTGCGCATCCGCGGCGGCAACGCGGGCGGGTTCGAGAACAACCGGCGCGCGCAGGAGTACCGCTCGCAGCGGCACGCCGGCGGACGTCGTCAGTCGTGGAGCGGGCACAAGCCGACGCGGGCGTCACAGGCGCCCCGCATCGAGCGCATCGACCGCCCCGAGGTCGTCGAGCTGCTGCAGCGCAACCACCTGCTGCCCGCCATCTTCTTCATCTTCAGCCGCGCCGGCTGCGACGCCGCCGTGCAGCAGCTGCGGCGCGCGAACGTGCGGCTCACCTCGGCCGAGGAGCGCACCGAGATCCGCCAGATCGTCGACGAGCTGACCTTCACCCTCAAAGACGAAGACCTCGCCGTCCTGCACTTCTGGGAGTGGCGCGAAAACCTCGAGCGCGGCATGGCCGCCCATCACGCCGGGCTGCTGCCGGCCTTCAAAGAGGTCGTCGAAGAACTCTTCCGCCGCAAGCTCGTCAAAGTCGTCTTCGCCACCGAGACGCTCGCCCTCGGCATCAACATGCCCGCGCGCACGGTCGTGCTCGAGAAGCTCGAGAAGTTCAACGGCGAGGCCCGCGTCGCGATCACGTCGGGGGAGTACACCCAGCTCACCGGTCGCGCCGGCCGCCGCGGCATCGACGTCGAGGGCCACGCGGTCGTGCAGTTCACCGAGGGCCTCGACCCGCAGTCGGTCGCCGCCCTCGCTTCGCGCCGCACGTACCCGCTGAACTCCAGCTTCCGGCCCACGTACAACATGGCCGTCAACCTCATCGACCAGTTCGGGCGCGCCCGCGCCCGCGAGATCCTCGAATCCTCGTTCGCCCAGTTCCAGGCCGATCGCTCGGTCGTCGGGCTCGCGCGTCAGGTGAAGGATGCCGAGGAGTCCCTCGCCGGGTACGAGCAGGCCATGACGTGCGACCGCGGTGACTTCCGCGAGTACTCCACGATCCGCCGTGAGCTCAGCGATCTCGAGAAGATCAACCGCCGTGACGCCACCGCCCCCCGACGGCTGCGCGATGAGCGGCAGCAGCAGATCCAGTCGCTGCGGCGCCGGATGCAGCGGCATCCGTGCCACGCGTGTCCCGACCGCGAGGCGCACGCGCGCTGGGCGGAGCGGTACTGGAAGCTCAAGCGCTCCACCGACAAGACGCGGCAGCAGATCGACCAGCGCACCCGCACCGTGGCCCGCGTGTTCGATCGCGTCGTCGACGTGCTCGGCGCTCTCGAGTACGTCGCGATCGACGACGACGGTACCACCGTCCTCACCCCGGCCGGCCGCACGATGCGCCGCATCTACGGCGAGCGCGACCTGCTCGTCGCGGAGTCGCTACGTCAGGGGCTGTGGAAGGGCCTCGACGGGCCGTCGCTGGCGGCGCTGGCCTGCTGCCTCGTCTACGAACCGCGGCGCGACGAAGCCGGGCCGGGGGAGCGAGGCCTTCCCCGTGGAGCTTTCCGCGCCGCCCTGGATGCCACGCAGACGCTCTGGCAGGAGCTCGACGACCTCGAGCGCGACCGCCGTCTGCCCGGGTCGGAATCGCCGGCGTCGGGGCTGGCTCCCGCCATGCACGCGTGGGCGAGGGGTCTGCCGCTGGACAGCGTCTTGACGCTGGCCGACATGGCGGCGGGCGACTTCGTGCGGTGGGCCAAGCAGACCATCGACCTGCTCGACCAGATCTCGCTGGTCGCCGAGCCCGCGTTGGCCAAGACGGCGCGGACGGCTCTCGACTCCGTGCGGCGCGGCATCGTCGCATACACGTCGGCGTGA
- a CDS encoding HdeD family acid-resistance protein, with product MSSSTTSPAVGAVRTALGVSGALSLIIGLLILLWPGRTAEVAVGIISIYVIIAGIVNIGIGLFWRSGWARLGYIVLGVLFIVAGIFSFFNLPATTAWFGVFIGTLVGILWIIEGVVSLTTVNHNSKARAWTIFFAIISILAGIVLLVSPLIAGLTLFILIGVSLVIIGVFQIVRAIQFGKAA from the coding sequence ATGTCGTCGTCTACCACCAGCCCCGCCGTCGGCGCCGTCCGCACTGCGCTCGGTGTCAGCGGGGCGCTCTCGCTCATCATCGGCCTTCTCATCCTGCTCTGGCCGGGCCGCACCGCCGAGGTAGCCGTCGGCATCATCTCGATCTACGTCATCATCGCGGGCATCGTCAACATCGGCATCGGCCTGTTCTGGCGCTCGGGTTGGGCCCGTCTCGGGTACATCGTGCTCGGGGTGCTGTTCATCGTCGCGGGCATCTTCTCGTTCTTCAACCTTCCCGCCACCACCGCGTGGTTCGGCGTCTTCATCGGCACCCTGGTCGGCATCCTGTGGATCATCGAGGGCGTCGTCTCGCTCACCACCGTGAACCACAACTCGAAGGCCCGCGCGTGGACGATCTTCTTCGCGATCATCAGCATCCTCGCCGGCATCGTGCTGCTCGTATCGCCGCTGATCGCTGGGCTCACGCTGTTCATCCTGATCGGCGTCTCGCTCGTGATCATCGGCGTCTTCCAGATCGTCCGCGCGATCCAGTTCGGCAAGGCCGCGTAA
- a CDS encoding glycerophosphodiester phosphodiesterase family protein, whose protein sequence is MTAPPAARHPYLAPDGPRVLAHRGFVSPDAAAHGVAENSFAAVAAAHAAGAAYVESDCHVTADGEVVLFHDVDLRRVAEDPRAVADVRLRELEELMSDRGGLITLAQALDAFPALRFNLDVKAADAAEPVGRLVAAHAERVLVTSFSDERRLAALEAARRAGAARRPATSPGSTTMARLLTARALRQRQRVRSLLAELDALQLPERQRMVPVVTRGLIRDAHAAGVEVHVWTVNAPADMERLLDAGVDGLVTDRADVALALVKGW, encoded by the coding sequence ATGACCGCACCGCCCGCCGCCCGGCATCCGTATCTCGCGCCGGACGGACCGCGAGTCCTGGCCCATCGCGGCTTCGTCTCGCCCGACGCCGCCGCGCACGGCGTGGCGGAGAACTCTTTCGCCGCGGTGGCCGCGGCGCACGCGGCCGGTGCCGCCTACGTCGAGTCGGACTGTCATGTCACGGCCGACGGCGAAGTGGTGCTGTTCCACGATGTCGACCTGCGGCGGGTCGCGGAGGATCCCCGCGCCGTCGCCGACGTCCGCCTGCGCGAGCTCGAGGAACTGATGTCGGACCGCGGCGGCTTGATCACGCTCGCTCAGGCGCTCGACGCCTTCCCCGCGCTGCGCTTCAATCTCGACGTCAAGGCGGCCGACGCCGCAGAACCGGTCGGTCGGCTGGTCGCCGCGCACGCCGAACGCGTGCTCGTGACCAGTTTCTCGGACGAGCGGCGCCTCGCCGCCCTCGAGGCCGCCCGTCGCGCGGGGGCTGCCCGCCGCCCCGCCACCTCGCCCGGCTCGACGACGATGGCGCGCCTGCTCACGGCCCGGGCGCTGCGCCAACGCCAGCGCGTGCGATCGTTGCTGGCGGAGCTCGATGCCCTTCAGCTCCCCGAGCGGCAGCGCATGGTCCCGGTGGTGACACGTGGGTTGATCCGCGACGCGCACGCCGCGGGCGTCGAGGTGCACGTGTGGACCGTGAACGCCCCCGCCGACATGGAGCGCCTGCTCGACGCCGGCGTCGACGGTCTCGTCACCGATCGCGCCGACGTCGCCCTCGCGCTCGTGAAGGGATGGTGA
- the tatA gene encoding Sec-independent protein translocase subunit TatA yields the protein MLQGLTGWHLLIVLAVLVLLFGATKLPALAKSVGQSARVFKNEMKEMKRDDEVSASSTEAPRAPETGTASTAAPEPRRSNDTAI from the coding sequence ATGCTTCAGGGATTGACCGGATGGCACCTGCTGATCGTTCTGGCCGTCTTGGTGCTGCTCTTCGGTGCCACCAAGCTCCCCGCGCTCGCCAAGAGCGTCGGCCAGTCCGCTCGTGTCTTCAAGAACGAGATGAAAGAGATGAAGCGCGACGACGAGGTCTCCGCCTCGTCGACCGAGGCGCCGCGCGCGCCCGAGACCGGCACGGCGTCGACGGCGGCTCCCGAGCCGCGCAGGTCGAACGACACCGCGATCTGA